In the genome of Telluria beijingensis, one region contains:
- a CDS encoding TerD family protein, translated as MSVNLQKGQKISLDKEAGGGLSRVTMGLGWDAIKSKGFFGFGGGKSEAVDLDASVVMFDESNRPMDVVWFRQLKSRDGSIVHTGDNRTGAGDGDDEQIMVDLNAVPANVKALVFTVNSFTGQNFSTVENAYCRLINTANQQEVARFNLSVTGSHSAQIMAKLYRHGGEWKMHAIGENGNGRTFDDLMPQITVHL; from the coding sequence ATGTCAGTCAATCTGCAAAAGGGACAGAAGATTTCCCTGGACAAGGAAGCCGGTGGCGGCCTCTCGCGCGTGACCATGGGTCTGGGCTGGGACGCGATCAAGTCGAAGGGCTTCTTCGGCTTCGGCGGCGGCAAGTCCGAAGCCGTCGACCTCGACGCCTCGGTGGTGATGTTCGACGAATCGAACCGCCCGATGGACGTGGTCTGGTTCCGCCAGCTCAAGAGCCGTGACGGCAGCATCGTCCACACCGGCGACAACCGCACCGGCGCCGGCGATGGCGACGACGAGCAGATCATGGTCGACCTGAACGCCGTGCCGGCCAACGTCAAGGCGCTGGTGTTTACGGTGAACAGCTTCACCGGCCAGAATTTCTCGACCGTCGAGAACGCGTACTGCCGCCTGATCAACACCGCCAACCAGCAAGAAGTGGCGCGCTTCAACCTGTCGGTGACGGGTTCGCACTCGGCCCAGATCATGGCCAAGCTGTACCGCCATGGCGGCGAGTGGAAAATGCATGCGATCGGCGAGAACGGCAATGGCCGTACCTTCGATGATTTGATGCCGCAGATTACGGTACACCTGTAA
- a CDS encoding cupin domain-containing protein: MNEIRRIVTGHDAHGKAVFAEVGPLPTVVPLATIPGTVFHEIWSTQDTPAAVGNGADPTLGPLVLSPPRHGTRIRIVDIPPDTEEFLQHGADRMREAFAQIGEAEASTVKAASPHPLMHRTESIDYGVVLEGALTLVLDDSEVELAPGDVVVQRGTNHAWANRSGAPCRMLFVLVDGQYDPALADALAGR; this comes from the coding sequence ATGAACGAGATCCGCCGCATCGTCACCGGCCACGATGCGCACGGCAAGGCCGTGTTCGCCGAGGTCGGCCCCTTGCCGACCGTGGTACCTCTTGCCACCATTCCCGGCACCGTGTTCCACGAAATCTGGTCGACGCAGGACACGCCGGCCGCGGTCGGCAACGGCGCCGACCCCACCCTGGGTCCGCTGGTGCTGTCGCCGCCGCGCCATGGCACGCGGATCCGGATCGTCGACATTCCGCCCGATACCGAAGAATTCCTGCAGCACGGTGCCGACCGGATGCGCGAGGCATTCGCGCAGATCGGCGAGGCCGAAGCCTCGACCGTGAAAGCGGCGTCGCCGCATCCGCTGATGCACCGCACCGAGTCGATCGACTATGGCGTGGTGCTGGAAGGGGCCTTGACCCTGGTGCTCGACGACAGCGAAGTCGAATTGGCGCCGGGCGACGTCGTCGTCCAGCGCGGCACCAACCACGCCTGGGCCAACCGCTCGGGTGCGCCGTGCCGGATGCTGTTCGTGCTGGTCGACGGCCAGTACGACCCCGCGCTGGCCGACGCGCTGGCGGGGCGCTGA
- a CDS encoding SDR family NAD(P)-dependent oxidoreductase, with translation MEDLFGLHGQVALVTGAAQGLGLAIATALGERGAAVLLADLDHDNAQRAAHSLRECGIDAQAFACDVGDPQAVQRLAVDAQGWRGQVDILVCNAGIQGPAGPLHAASNDDWQRVFDVNLRGSAALACALLPAMAERGAGRVILMSSIAGLRGNGAIGLYGLSKAALAQLARNLAVEWGPHGVCVNAISPGLIRTPLGAHLFADEAFMRRRTAMTPLRRVGEPHEVAGVAVMLAGRAGGFITGQNIVVDGGTLISDGS, from the coding sequence ATGGAAGACCTGTTCGGCCTGCACGGCCAGGTTGCGCTCGTCACCGGCGCCGCCCAGGGCCTGGGGCTGGCCATCGCCACCGCCCTGGGCGAGCGCGGCGCCGCCGTGCTGCTGGCGGACCTCGATCACGACAACGCGCAGCGCGCGGCGCACTCTTTACGCGAATGCGGCATCGATGCGCAAGCATTCGCCTGCGACGTGGGCGATCCGCAGGCCGTGCAGCGGCTCGCAGTGGACGCCCAGGGCTGGCGCGGCCAGGTCGACATCCTGGTCTGCAATGCCGGCATCCAGGGCCCGGCCGGTCCGCTGCACGCCGCGTCGAACGACGACTGGCAGCGCGTGTTCGACGTCAACCTGCGCGGCAGCGCGGCGCTGGCGTGCGCGCTGCTGCCGGCGATGGCCGAGCGCGGCGCGGGAAGGGTCATCCTGATGTCGAGCATCGCCGGCCTGCGCGGCAACGGCGCCATCGGCCTGTATGGCCTGAGCAAGGCCGCGCTGGCGCAACTGGCGCGCAACCTGGCGGTGGAGTGGGGGCCGCATGGCGTCTGCGTCAATGCGATCTCGCCCGGCCTGATCCGCACGCCGCTGGGCGCCCACCTGTTCGCGGACGAGGCCTTCATGCGCCGCCGCACCGCGATGACGCCGCTGCGCCGGGTCGGCGAGCCGCACGAGGTGGCCGGCGTCGCGGTCATGCTGGCCGGGCGCGCGGGCGGCTTCATCACCGGCCAGAACATCGTCGTCGATGGCGGCACCCTGATTTCGGACGGGAGCTGA
- a CDS encoding NAD-dependent epimerase/dehydratase family protein translates to MHVLVTGAAGFVGSALVELLLADTAITSLRLVDLAFDDARPDPRVERIAGSIGDPAVMARAVRGRIDLVYHLASVPGGLAERDYELGRDINLYATLALVEAMRAMPAPPVFVFASSIAALGAPLPPGGVDDATPMSPQLSYGAHKLAGELFVADATRRGWIDGRSVRLPAVVARPAGPSGLVSAFLSDMIRALAAGEHYRCPIRAGATSWLVSTPCAAASLVHAATLDGQLLGAGRACTLPALRLSMAELVAAVGQEYGVDAAALASHGDDPAIEANFGSYPPLRTPRADAAGFVHDGDARALVRNALR, encoded by the coding sequence ATGCATGTTCTTGTTACCGGCGCGGCCGGGTTCGTCGGCAGCGCCCTGGTCGAGCTGCTCCTGGCCGACACGGCGATCACGTCGCTGCGGCTGGTCGACCTGGCGTTCGACGACGCCCGTCCCGATCCCCGCGTCGAACGCATCGCGGGCAGCATCGGCGACCCCGCCGTGATGGCGCGGGCGGTGCGCGGCCGGATCGACCTCGTCTACCACCTGGCCAGCGTGCCGGGCGGCCTGGCCGAGCGCGACTACGAACTCGGGCGCGACATCAATCTATACGCGACCCTGGCGCTGGTCGAGGCGATGCGGGCGATGCCGGCGCCGCCGGTCTTCGTGTTCGCCAGTTCCATCGCCGCGCTGGGCGCTCCCTTGCCGCCTGGGGGCGTCGACGACGCCACGCCCATGTCGCCGCAACTGAGCTACGGCGCCCACAAGCTGGCCGGAGAGCTCTTCGTCGCCGACGCCACGCGGCGCGGCTGGATCGATGGCCGCTCGGTGCGGCTGCCGGCCGTGGTCGCGCGTCCGGCCGGGCCGAGCGGCCTGGTCTCGGCCTTCCTGAGCGACATGATCCGCGCGCTGGCGGCCGGCGAGCACTATCGCTGCCCGATCCGCGCCGGGGCGACCAGCTGGCTGGTGTCGACGCCCTGCGCGGCCGCCAGCCTGGTGCACGCGGCGACGCTCGACGGCCAGCTGCTGGGGGCAGGGCGCGCCTGCACCTTGCCGGCCCTGCGCCTGTCGATGGCGGAGCTGGTAGCTGCTGTCGGGCAGGAGTACGGGGTCGATGCCGCCGCCCTTGCCAGCCATGGCGACGACCCGGCGATCGAAGCCAACTTCGGCTCTTATCCGCCCCTGCGTACGCCGCGCGCCGACGCTGCGGGCTTCGTCCACGACGGCGATGCCCGCGCCCTGGTGCGCAACGCGCTGCGATGA
- a CDS encoding LLM class flavin-dependent oxidoreductase translates to MRFSVFLNARTMTADADKQLIVDLEQHALLAGKLGFDAIFLPDHHFNGYMPVASDSYMFASYLAAKLPDMHFGFSVTTVPLHHPIRFVERINILDHLTKGKLLVGVGSGTTPEEMIGFGVNYKDAGRIAEENLQAAEALWAKKIGDAPVELDGFHKGRVLQRIAPHTYGEKHARLMPVAMKDTSITRAAVNGWPAFIPAFTPPKIGGTEPLTHVKKYFGSYHTQLLAAGHSDETVADALSWTTHSYQCVHLAPTDEQAHAEVMEILTAYQEAVDREAEFNAKAESDDANKKTDRTNSALTEEWMATWCLYGSPETVIKKLREYQEVGIGNILCGTVTGPLTEQRLAYANQTLELLAEHVIPAFKK, encoded by the coding sequence ATGCGCTTTTCCGTCTTCCTCAACGCCCGCACCATGACCGCGGACGCCGACAAGCAACTGATCGTCGACCTCGAGCAGCATGCGCTGCTGGCCGGCAAACTGGGCTTCGACGCCATCTTCCTGCCCGACCACCACTTCAACGGCTACATGCCGGTGGCCAGCGACAGCTATATGTTCGCGTCCTACCTGGCGGCCAAGCTGCCGGACATGCATTTCGGCTTCTCGGTGACCACCGTTCCGCTGCACCACCCGATCCGCTTCGTCGAGAGGATCAACATCCTCGACCACCTGACCAAGGGCAAGCTGCTGGTCGGCGTCGGTTCGGGCACCACGCCGGAAGAGATGATCGGCTTCGGCGTCAACTACAAGGACGCCGGCCGCATCGCCGAGGAAAACCTGCAGGCGGCCGAAGCGCTGTGGGCCAAGAAGATTGGCGACGCGCCGGTCGAGCTGGACGGTTTCCACAAGGGCCGCGTGCTGCAGCGCATCGCCCCGCATACCTATGGCGAGAAGCATGCGCGCCTGATGCCGGTGGCGATGAAGGACACCAGCATCACGCGCGCCGCGGTGAACGGCTGGCCGGCCTTCATCCCGGCCTTCACGCCGCCGAAGATCGGTGGCACTGAGCCGCTCACCCACGTCAAGAAATACTTCGGCAGCTACCACACGCAGTTGCTGGCGGCCGGCCACTCCGACGAGACGGTGGCCGATGCGCTGTCCTGGACCACCCACAGCTACCAGTGCGTGCACCTGGCGCCGACCGACGAGCAGGCGCATGCGGAGGTGATGGAGATCCTGACCGCCTACCAGGAAGCCGTCGACCGCGAAGCCGAGTTCAATGCCAAGGCCGAATCGGACGACGCCAACAAGAAGACCGACCGCACCAATTCGGCCCTGACCGAGGAATGGATGGCCACCTGGTGCCTGTACGGCAGCCCGGAGACGGTGATCAAGAAGCTGCGCGAGTACCAGGAAGTCGGCATCGGCAACATCCTGTGCGGCACCGTCACCGGTCCGCTGACCGAACAGCGCCTGGCCTACGCCAACCAGACCCTGGAACTGTTGGCCGAACACGTGATTCCGGCTTTTAAAAAATAA